One window of the Populus nigra chromosome 4, ddPopNigr1.1, whole genome shotgun sequence genome contains the following:
- the LOC133690990 gene encoding phragmoplastin DRP1E-like gives MTTMESLIGLVNRIQRACTVLGDYGDDDNSFSSLWEALPSVAVVGGQSSGKSSVLESIVGRDFLPRGSGIVTRRPLVLQLHKTEDGSQEYAEFLHLPKQRFTDFSVVRKEIQDETDRVTGKTKQISPVPIHLSIYSPNVVNLTLIDLPGLTKVAVDGQPESIVRDIEAMVHSYVAKPNCLILAISPANQDIATSDAIKLCREVDPTGERTFGVLTKLDLMDKGTNALDVLEGRSYRLQHPWVGIVNRSQADINKNVDMIVARHKEREYFATSPDYGHLASKMGSEYLAKLLSKNLESVIRARIPSITSTINNSIDELQSELDHLGRPIAVDAGAQLYTILELCRAFDRIFKEHLDGGRPGGDRIYGVFDNQLPAALRKLPFDRHLSLQNVKRVVSEADGYQPHLIAPEQGYRRLIDSALNYFRGPAEASVDAVHFVLKELVRKSIAETQELRRFPSLQAELAGAANQALERFREGSKKTAIRLVDMESSYLTVDFFRRLPQEVDNGGNPASSTVDRYTEMHFRRIGSNVSSYVGMVSETLKSSIPKAVVHCQVREAKHSLLNHFYTQIGKKEGKQLSQLLDEDPALMERRQQCAKRLELYKAARDEVDSVSWAR, from the exons atgacaaccaTGGAGAGCTTGATAGGGCTGGTAAATAGAATCCAGAGAGCCTGTACAGTTCTCGGAGACTACGGTGACGATGATAACTCTTTCTCTTCCCTTTGGGAAGCTCTCCCTTCTGTAGCCGTCGTTGGTGGACAG AGTTCAGGAAAATCTTCAGTCTTGGAAAGCATTGTCGGTCGAGACTTTCTTCCCAGAGGATCAG GGATTGTGACAAGGAGGCCTCTGGTGCTGCAGCTACATAAAACTGAGGATGGATCACAAGAATATGCTGAATTTCTTCATCTACCGAAACAACGATTCACTGATTTTT CTGTGGTGCGCAAGGAAATTCAGGATGAAACTGATAGAGTCACAGGGAAAACCAAACAGATTTCTCCTGTTCCTATCCATCTCAGCATCTACTCTCCAAACG TTGTCAACTTAACCCTGATTGATTTACCTGGTTTAACAAAAGTTGCTGTTG ATGGACAACCTGAAAGTATTGTTCGAGACATTGAGGCAATGGTCCACAGTTATGTTGCGAAG CCAAATTGTCTTATACTAGCAATATCTCCAGCCAATCAAGATATAGCTACTTCAGATGCTATCAAACTTTGTAGGGAAGTGGATCCCACAG GAGAACGAACCTTTGGGGTGCTGACCAAGTTGGATTTGATGGACAAAGGAACCAATGCATTAGAT GTTCTCGAAGGAAGATCATATCGGCTGCAGCATCCTTGGGTTGGAATTGTGAACCGGTCCCAAGCCGACATCAATAAGAACGTTGACATGATTGTGGCTAGGCACAAGGAGCGCGAATACTTTGCAACTAGTCCTGATTATGGGCATTTAGCCAGTAAAATGGGTTCAGAATATCTTGCAAAACTTCTCTCAaag AATTTAGAGTCTGTAATTAGAGCTCGCATACCAAGTATCACATCCACGATTAACAATAGTATTGACGAGCTTCAATCAGAATTGGACCATCTGGGTAGGCCTATTGCTGTTGATGCAGGG GCCCAATTATACACCATCTTGGAACTTTGTCGTGCATTTGACAGGATATTCAAAGAGCATCTGGATGGAGG GCGACCTGGAGGTGACCGCATTTATGGAGTTTTCGATAATCAGCTCCCTGCTGCTTTGAGAAAGCTACCATTTGATCGGCATCTCTCCCTTCAGAATGTAAAGAGGGTGGTCTCAGAGGCAGATGGTTATCAGCCACATCTGATTGCTCCAGAGCAAGGTTACCGTCGTCTAATTGATAGCGCACTGAATTATTTTAGAGGCCCAGCAGAAGCCTCTGTGGATGCT GTTCACTTTGTCTTGAAAGAGCTTGTCAGGAAGTCAATTGCAGAAACtcag GAATTAAGGCGTTTTCCATCTCTGCAAGCTGAATTAGCTGGTGCTGCTAACCAGGCCTTGGAAAGGTTCCGAGAGGGTAGTAAGAAGACAGCTATTCGATTAGTAGATATGGAATCTTCATATTTAACTGTGGATTTCTTTCGAAGGCTTCCTCAGGAAGTGGATAATGGAGGAAATCCAGCTTCCTCAACTGTGGACCGATATACAGAGATGCACTTCAGGAGGATCGGGTCAAACGTGTCCTCTTATGTTGGTATGGTGTCTGAGACACTCAAGAGCTCAATTCCCAAGGCTGTGGTTCATTGCCAAGTTAGAGAAGCCAAACACTCATTGCTAAACCACTTCTACACACAAATTGGGAAGAAAGAG GGTAAGCAGCTTTCACAGTTATTAGATGAAGACCCGGCATTGATGGAAAGAAGGCAGCAGTGTGCAAAGAGGCTTGAATTATACAAGGCAGCTAGGGATGAGGTTGATTCTGTATCGTGGGCTCGATAA